The proteins below come from a single Rhizobium sp. BT04 genomic window:
- a CDS encoding TraB/GumN family protein — protein MTTSIGRRTSYLAVPANLLLWLIAAFHMLLLAALFVAFLAARPAAAEDAACTGRNLIVELQQNDPARYAEAVKEADATPNGKGIFWKIEKPGLAPSWLLGSMHVTDPRVLALPPRAQAAHDAANTIIIESDEILDERKATAALLAKPELTMFTDGTTIDKLLSPEDYKRLEAGLKQRGIPLGAVSRMRPWMISSAVALPACEIARKAKGVQFLDQKIATDAAAQGKQVKGLETLVEQIQAMADLPIEFHLKSLIETLELGDKMSDVVETMTDLYLSGDIGMTMPMLKTVTPENKDESNDYAAFEQRVILDRNKVMAERAAPILDGGNVFMAVGALHLPGKDGVIELLRQQGFTVTAVN, from the coding sequence ATGACGACATCAATCGGCCGCCGGACGTCTTACCTCGCAGTGCCGGCCAATCTGTTGCTCTGGCTGATTGCAGCCTTTCACATGCTGCTTCTTGCCGCGCTGTTTGTCGCCTTCCTGGCCGCCAGGCCGGCGGCGGCCGAAGACGCGGCCTGTACCGGCCGCAACCTGATAGTCGAGCTGCAGCAGAACGATCCCGCCCGCTATGCCGAGGCGGTGAAGGAAGCCGACGCAACGCCGAACGGCAAGGGCATCTTCTGGAAAATCGAAAAGCCCGGACTTGCACCCTCGTGGCTGCTCGGCAGCATGCATGTCACCGATCCGCGTGTGCTGGCCCTGCCGCCGCGCGCCCAGGCCGCCCATGATGCGGCAAATACGATCATCATCGAATCCGACGAGATCCTCGATGAGCGCAAAGCGACCGCGGCCTTGCTCGCAAAGCCTGAATTGACGATGTTCACCGACGGTACGACGATCGACAAGCTGCTTTCTCCCGAGGACTACAAGCGCCTCGAAGCCGGCTTGAAGCAGCGTGGCATCCCGCTCGGTGCCGTCTCCCGCATGCGGCCGTGGATGATCTCGAGCGCCGTCGCCCTGCCGGCCTGCGAAATCGCCCGCAAGGCAAAAGGCGTGCAGTTCCTCGACCAGAAGATCGCCACCGACGCCGCTGCTCAGGGCAAACAGGTCAAGGGGCTGGAAACGCTCGTCGAACAGATCCAGGCCATGGCCGACCTGCCGATCGAATTCCATCTGAAATCGCTGATCGAGACGCTGGAGCTCGGCGACAAGATGAGCGATGTGGTGGAGACGATGACCGACCTCTATCTCTCCGGCGACATCGGCATGACCATGCCGATGCTGAAGACCGTGACGCCGGAGAATAAGGACGAAAGCAACGACTACGCCGCCTTCGAACAGCGCGTCATCCTCGACCGCAACAAGGTCATGGCCGAGCGCGCCGCCCCCATTCTCGACGGCGGCAATGTCTTCATGGCCGTCGGCGCCCTGCACCTGCCAGGCAAGGACGGCGTCATCGAACTGCTGCGCCAGCAGGGCTTTACCGTTACCGCGGTAAACTAA
- a CDS encoding cytochrome b yields the protein MQQPSIISYSLSQRFLHWAVALLIFFNLLFPDGMNIWRRLMRRGQVPTPEQISSANIHAYVGIAILLLAVLRLGLRFTKGVPDEVAQEPAIFRLAARLAHAGLYILIFAMPLSGIAAYYFGIDPAGSFHADILKIILWALIAAHVAGALVHQFYWKSNVLRRMTLG from the coding sequence ATGCAGCAGCCGTCCATCATAAGTTACAGCCTGAGCCAGCGTTTTCTTCACTGGGCGGTGGCGCTGCTGATCTTCTTCAACCTGCTGTTTCCCGACGGTATGAATATCTGGCGTCGGCTGATGCGCAGAGGCCAGGTACCGACGCCAGAGCAGATTTCGTCGGCGAATATCCATGCCTATGTCGGCATCGCCATCCTGCTGCTTGCCGTCCTCAGGCTCGGGCTGCGTTTTACCAAGGGCGTTCCAGACGAGGTCGCACAGGAGCCGGCGATCTTCCGTCTTGCAGCGAGGCTTGCCCATGCCGGCCTCTACATCCTGATCTTCGCGATGCCGCTTTCCGGCATCGCCGCCTACTATTTCGGTATCGATCCCGCCGGTTCGTTCCACGCGGATATCCTGAAGATCATTCTCTGGGCGCTGATCGCGGCGCATGTCGCCGGCGCCCTTGTTCATCAGTTCTATTGGAAAAGCAATGTGCTGCGCCGCATGACGCTCGGGTGA
- the lpdA gene encoding dihydrolipoyl dehydrogenase, giving the protein MSYDVIIIGTGPGGYVCAVKAAQLGLKVAVIEKRATYGGTCLNVGCIPSKALLHASEMFHQAGHGMSALGIDVPAPTLNLGNMMAHKDATVKANVDGVAFLFKKNKIDAIKGTGKIVSAGKVSVTAEDGTVQEIEGKSIVIATGSDVAGIPGVQVEIDEKTIISSTGGIALEKVPETLIVVGGGVIGLELGSVWSRLGAKVTVVEYLDTILGGMDGEVSKQFQRMLAKQGIDFNLSAKVTGVEKGDKGAKVTFEPVKGGDKVTLDAEVVLIATGRKPYTAGLGLEEAGVALDNRGRVEIDGHFKTNVDGIYAIGDVVKGPMLAHKAEDEGVALAEILAGQHGHVNYEVIPSVVYTQPEIASVGKTEEELKAAGVAYKVGKFPFTANGRARAMLATDGFVKILADKETDRVLGGHIVGFGAGEMIHEIAVLMEFGGSSEDLGRTCHAHPTMSEAVKEAALATFFKPIHM; this is encoded by the coding sequence ATGTCCTACGATGTGATCATTATCGGAACCGGCCCGGGCGGCTATGTCTGCGCCGTCAAGGCTGCCCAACTCGGCCTTAAGGTGGCCGTCATCGAAAAGCGGGCGACCTATGGCGGCACCTGCCTGAATGTCGGCTGCATTCCGTCGAAGGCGCTGCTGCATGCCTCCGAAATGTTCCATCAGGCCGGCCACGGCATGAGCGCGCTCGGGATCGACGTCCCGGCGCCGACGCTTAACCTCGGCAATATGATGGCGCATAAGGATGCGACGGTGAAGGCGAATGTCGACGGCGTCGCCTTCCTCTTCAAGAAGAACAAGATCGATGCCATCAAGGGCACCGGCAAGATCGTCTCGGCCGGCAAGGTTTCCGTCACCGCCGAAGACGGCACGGTCCAGGAGATCGAAGGCAAGAGCATCGTCATCGCCACCGGCTCCGACGTCGCCGGCATTCCCGGCGTCCAGGTCGAGATCGATGAAAAGACCATCATCTCGTCCACCGGCGGCATCGCGCTGGAGAAAGTGCCGGAAACGCTGATCGTCGTCGGCGGCGGCGTCATCGGCCTCGAGCTCGGCTCGGTCTGGTCGCGCCTCGGCGCCAAGGTCACTGTCGTCGAATATCTCGACACCATCCTCGGCGGCATGGACGGCGAAGTATCCAAGCAGTTCCAGCGCATGCTCGCCAAGCAGGGCATCGATTTCAATCTCAGCGCCAAGGTGACCGGCGTCGAAAAGGGCGACAAGGGCGCCAAGGTCACGTTCGAGCCGGTCAAGGGCGGCGACAAGGTGACGCTCGACGCCGAAGTCGTGCTGATCGCCACCGGCCGCAAACCCTATACAGCGGGTCTCGGTCTGGAAGAGGCCGGCGTGGCGCTCGACAATCGCGGCCGCGTCGAGATCGACGGTCACTTCAAGACTAATGTCGACGGCATCTATGCGATCGGTGACGTGGTCAAGGGTCCGATGCTGGCGCACAAGGCGGAAGACGAGGGCGTGGCGCTTGCCGAAATCCTCGCCGGTCAGCACGGCCATGTGAACTACGAGGTCATTCCGAGCGTCGTTTACACCCAGCCGGAAATCGCTTCGGTCGGCAAGACCGAGGAAGAGCTGAAGGCGGCAGGCGTCGCCTACAAGGTCGGCAAGTTCCCCTTCACCGCGAACGGCCGAGCCCGCGCGATGTTGGCGACCGACGGCTTCGTCAAGATCCTTGCCGACAAGGAAACCGACCGGGTGCTCGGCGGCCACATCGTCGGCTTCGGCGCCGGCGAGATGATTCACGAGATCGCCGTACTGATGGAGTTCGGCGGTTCGTCGGAAGATCTCGGCCGTACCTGCCACGCGCATCCAACAATGTCGGAAGCGGTGAAAGAGGCCGCGCTCGCGACCTTCTTCAAGCCGATCCATATGTAA
- a CDS encoding LysE family translocator, with protein MQYILEFLGLMAVFSIFIVVPGADFAVILRQSIVHGRRAAVMTGLGMGFSLLFHISYTILGLGLIVSKSLMLFAMIKWAGVTYLVYLGIKSFREPGFKVRDIEVTAEDREPVSMLKCLGMGFITNALNPKPVLFFLSLFSTLVHHDTPALIQFSYGIGMATALVAWFAGVSYFFTVKTIRDRFIASGKWFNRVTGAALVGFGFRLALSRAAD; from the coding sequence ATGCAGTATATTCTCGAATTCCTTGGCCTGATGGCCGTCTTCTCGATCTTCATCGTCGTGCCGGGCGCCGATTTCGCCGTCATCCTGCGTCAGAGCATCGTGCATGGACGCCGCGCCGCTGTCATGACCGGGCTCGGCATGGGCTTCTCGCTGCTCTTCCACATCAGCTACACGATCCTCGGCCTCGGTCTCATCGTGTCGAAATCGCTGATGCTGTTTGCGATGATCAAATGGGCTGGTGTCACCTATCTCGTCTATCTCGGCATCAAGTCGTTCCGCGAGCCTGGCTTCAAGGTGAGGGATATCGAGGTGACGGCCGAAGACCGCGAGCCGGTCTCGATGCTGAAGTGCCTCGGCATGGGCTTCATCACCAATGCGCTGAACCCGAAGCCGGTGCTGTTCTTCCTGTCGCTGTTTTCGACGCTCGTGCATCACGATACGCCGGCGCTGATCCAGTTTTCCTACGGCATCGGCATGGCGACGGCGCTGGTCGCCTGGTTTGCCGGCGTCTCCTATTTCTTCACGGTCAAGACGATCCGTGACCGCTTCATCGCCAGCGGCAAATGGTTCAACCGCGTCACCGGAGCGGCGCTCGTCGGCTTCGGCTTCCGCCTCGCATTGTCGCGCGCGGCCGATTAA
- a CDS encoding SDR family oxidoreductase, with product MSDAPVVLVTGGSRGIGAAVSRLAARQGWRVAVNYASNRKAADAVVAAIAKGGGEAVAIEGDVGKAADIVSMFAAVDRHFGRLDGLVNNAGVVDYPQRVDEMSAERIERMLRINVTGSMLCAAEAIRRMSSRHGGEGGAIVNVSSMAAILGSATQYVDYAASKAAIDTFTVGLAREVAAEGIRVNAIRPGIIETDLHASGGLPDRAREMAPSVPMQRAGTPDEVADAILYLLSPSASYITGAILNVSGGR from the coding sequence ATGAGCGATGCACCTGTTGTTCTCGTGACCGGCGGAAGCCGAGGCATCGGCGCTGCGGTCTCGCGCCTCGCCGCGCGCCAGGGCTGGCGTGTCGCGGTGAATTACGCCTCCAACCGCAAGGCCGCGGATGCCGTCGTTGCGGCGATTGCAAAAGGCGGCGGCGAGGCCGTGGCGATTGAGGGCGATGTCGGCAAGGCTGCAGATATCGTCTCGATGTTTGCGGCCGTCGACCGGCATTTCGGCCGGCTCGACGGGCTCGTCAACAATGCCGGCGTCGTCGACTATCCGCAGCGGGTCGACGAGATGTCGGCGGAGCGGATCGAGCGCATGCTGCGCATCAATGTGACCGGCTCCATGCTCTGCGCCGCAGAGGCGATACGCCGCATGTCGAGCCGGCACGGTGGCGAGGGAGGCGCGATCGTCAACGTCTCGTCGATGGCGGCGATCCTCGGTTCGGCGACGCAGTATGTCGATTATGCCGCCTCGAAGGCGGCGATCGACACGTTCACCGTCGGGCTGGCGCGCGAGGTTGCAGCCGAAGGCATCCGCGTGAATGCCATAAGGCCAGGCATCATCGAAACCGACCTCCATGCTTCCGGCGGCTTGCCCGACCGGGCGCGCGAGATGGCGCCGTCGGTCCCGATGCAGCGCGCGGGTACGCCCGATGAGGTGGCGGATGCGATCCTCTATCTTCTGTCACCTTCGGCTTCCTATATAACCGGCGCGATCCTCAATGTGAGCGGCGGCCGCTAG
- a CDS encoding DUF4241 domain-containing protein encodes MRNRIMRAARLLLCAAAAHVPVSASAAGWDVGKASSNFELAALSDAELSGRSIGVIHMGNVELTSGRIVAADPLAQPDRPPLARTVAPGEYPVTLYQAFGRIAVASMRFAEGKPDHWELAVLPGQDPATLKDGEIFGYPVDAGLGCYMDAETLPLIGEREAQLQAQKPDADINYYDDVLASDLDANKGTYALHRPVAGKKGNVAVFWSGWGDGFYPVFWGLDKDGRALVLLTDFSVIANADGRREPKLQ; translated from the coding sequence ATGCGGAACCGGATCATGCGAGCGGCGCGCCTTCTTCTTTGCGCTGCCGCCGCGCATGTCCCGGTCTCTGCGTCGGCGGCCGGCTGGGACGTTGGCAAGGCAAGCAGCAATTTCGAGCTGGCGGCACTCAGCGACGCCGAACTTTCCGGACGGTCGATCGGCGTGATCCATATGGGGAATGTCGAGCTGACCTCCGGACGCATCGTCGCGGCCGACCCGCTCGCGCAGCCCGATCGTCCGCCGCTCGCCAGGACGGTTGCGCCGGGCGAATATCCGGTGACGCTCTACCAGGCCTTCGGGCGCATCGCGGTCGCCAGCATGCGGTTTGCCGAGGGCAAGCCGGATCATTGGGAGCTTGCGGTCCTGCCCGGGCAGGATCCGGCGACGCTGAAGGACGGCGAGATTTTCGGCTATCCGGTCGATGCAGGTCTCGGTTGCTACATGGATGCGGAGACGCTTCCTCTGATCGGTGAACGCGAAGCGCAGCTGCAGGCGCAGAAGCCTGACGCCGACATCAATTACTACGACGATGTGCTGGCCTCGGATCTCGATGCCAACAAGGGCACCTATGCACTGCACCGGCCGGTCGCCGGCAAAAAGGGCAATGTCGCGGTGTTCTGGAGCGGCTGGGGTGACGGTTTCTATCCGGTTTTCTGGGGGCTCGACAAGGACGGCCGCGCGCTGGTGCTGCTGACGGATTTCAGCGTGATCGCGAATGCCGACGGACGAAGGGAGCCGAAGCTGCAATGA
- the odhB gene encoding 2-oxoglutarate dehydrogenase complex dihydrolipoyllysine-residue succinyltransferase encodes MATEIRVPTLGESVSEATVGTWFKKVGDAIKADEPILELETDKVTIEVPAPASGTLSEIVAAAGETVGLGALLGQIAEGAAAAAAPAAAAPAAAPARPAPAAPAQPAPVAAAAASSASASVSTMPPAPAASKMLAENNLSADQVDGSGKRGQVLKGDVIAAVAKGISAPAAAPAAPAAARGPSTVEDASREERVKMTRLRQTIAKRLKDAQNTAAMLTTYNEVDMKAVMDLRNKYKDIFEKKHGVKLGFMGFFTKAVTHALKELPAVNAEIDGTDVIYKNYCHVGMAVGTDKGLVVPVIRDADQMSIAEIEKELGRLAKAARDGSLSMADMQGGTFTITNGGVYGSLMSSPILNAPQSGILGMHKIQERPVAIGGQVVIRPMMYLALSYDHRIVDGKEAVTFLVRVKESLEDPERLVLDL; translated from the coding sequence ATGGCCACAGAAATCCGCGTTCCAACTCTCGGTGAATCCGTCAGCGAGGCAACCGTCGGCACCTGGTTCAAGAAGGTCGGCGACGCCATCAAGGCCGATGAGCCGATTCTCGAGCTTGAAACCGACAAGGTGACCATCGAAGTTCCGGCACCGGCCTCCGGCACGCTTTCGGAAATCGTCGCTGCCGCCGGCGAAACCGTCGGGCTCGGCGCACTGCTCGGCCAGATCGCCGAAGGTGCTGCCGCTGCCGCCGCGCCGGCTGCTGCTGCACCGGCCGCCGCGCCTGCCCGGCCAGCCCCGGCTGCTCCCGCCCAGCCGGCACCGGTTGCCGCTGCGGCGGCATCGTCGGCGAGCGCTTCCGTCTCCACCATGCCGCCGGCCCCGGCGGCTTCGAAGATGCTGGCCGAAAACAACCTCTCCGCCGACCAGGTCGACGGTAGCGGCAAGCGCGGCCAGGTGCTGAAGGGTGATGTCATCGCCGCCGTCGCCAAGGGCATTTCCGCTCCGGCGGCCGCACCCGCCGCTCCTGCCGCTGCGCGTGGCCCGTCGACGGTCGAGGATGCCTCGCGCGAAGAGCGCGTGAAGATGACGCGTCTGCGTCAGACGATCGCCAAGCGCCTCAAGGACGCGCAGAACACCGCCGCCATGCTGACCACCTACAATGAGGTGGACATGAAGGCGGTCATGGATCTGCGCAACAAGTACAAGGACATTTTCGAGAAGAAGCACGGCGTCAAGCTCGGCTTCATGGGCTTCTTCACCAAGGCGGTGACGCATGCGCTGAAGGAATTGCCGGCCGTCAACGCCGAAATCGACGGCACCGACGTCATCTACAAGAATTACTGCCATGTCGGCATGGCCGTCGGCACCGACAAGGGCCTCGTCGTTCCTGTCATCCGCGACGCCGACCAGATGTCGATCGCCGAAATCGAGAAGGAGCTCGGCCGTCTTGCCAAGGCAGCCCGTGATGGCTCGCTCTCCATGGCCGATATGCAGGGCGGCACCTTCACCATCACCAATGGCGGCGTCTACGGTTCGCTGATGTCTTCGCCGATCCTGAACGCACCGCAGTCCGGCATTCTCGGCATGCACAAGATCCAGGAGCGGCCGGTGGCGATCGGCGGCCAGGTGGTCATCCGTCCGATGATGTATCTGGCGCTTTCCTACGATCACCGCATCGTCGACGGCAAGGAAGCGGTCACCTTCCTCGTGCGTGTCAAGGAAAGCCTCGAAGATCCGGAACGTCTGGTTCTCGACCTCTAA
- a CDS encoding YciI family protein, protein MAYFFLRLLPPRPTFPHDGTGEEMAAMKRHVEYWHRHALAGSAVIVGPVFEGEGAWGMAIVEVEDQPAAQLIADGDPIIASGFGFRFEILPMPSIILRPPAV, encoded by the coding sequence ATGGCTTATTTCTTTCTGAGACTGCTGCCGCCGCGCCCCACTTTCCCGCATGACGGGACCGGGGAGGAAATGGCGGCGATGAAACGCCATGTCGAATACTGGCATCGGCACGCCCTTGCGGGATCGGCTGTTATAGTCGGTCCCGTCTTCGAGGGTGAAGGCGCCTGGGGCATGGCGATCGTCGAAGTCGAGGATCAGCCGGCGGCACAGCTTATTGCCGACGGCGATCCGATCATCGCTTCCGGTTTCGGTTTCCGTTTCGAAATTCTGCCGATGCCCTCGATCATTTTGCGGCCGCCCGCCGTCTGA